The following proteins are encoded in a genomic region of Corylus avellana chromosome ca4, CavTom2PMs-1.0:
- the LOC132178082 gene encoding L-type lectin-domain containing receptor kinase IX.1-like: MGLAKDGQSLNSTDNTFVAVEFDIYSNGYDPRGEHVAATGNASAMHTIHTWDFRSSLEDTTMAGSPSPNSAPNQRKNKRLGLVVGLGVGGSILLGVFALILFGFWKRNRRDAEAEEDLALDRYMDDEFQRETWPKRFSFNELAYATKNFNDEEKLGQGGFGGVYRGLLRGSNSFIAVKRVSKGSKQGIKEYASEVKIISQLRHRNLVQLIGWCHERRELLLVYELMPNGSLDSHLFTEESLLTWAMRYKVAQGLGSALLYLHEEWEQCVVHRDIKSSNIMLDSNFNAKLGDFGLAMLVDHVKGSQTTILAGTRGYMAPECFTTSKASKESDVYSFGIVALEIACGRKPIKPNAPEDQVVMVEWVWELYRIGKVLEAADPRLGGDFDVQQLERLMIVGLWCAHPDRNLRPSIRQTIHVLNLEAPLPILSSNMPRPEDFAPAMNRHSMSSLSMSNIASDYGGR; the protein is encoded by the exons ATGGGTCTTGCCAAGGATGGCCAGTCATTAAATTCGACGGATAATACTTTTGTTGCAGTGGAGTTTGACATTTATTCCAATGGATATGATCCACGTGGCGAACATGTAG CCGCAACAGGAAATGCTTCTGCAATGCATACAATTCACACATGGGATTTTAGGTCAAGTTTGGAAGATACGACAATGGCAGGTAGTCCAAGCCCGAATTCGGCCCCTAACCAAAGGAAAAACAAGAGGTTAGGATTAGTCGTGGGGTTGGGTGTTGGTGGATCTATTTTGCTTGGTGTGTTTGCTTTAATTCTATTTGGCTTTTGGAAGAGGAATAGGAGGGACGCAGAAGCAGAAGAGGATCTTGCCTTGGATAGGTACATGGATGACGAATTTCAAAGGGAAACATGGCCGAAGAGGTTTTCATTTAATGAATTGGCTTACGCCACGAAGAATTTTAATGATGAAGAAAAGTTAGGCCAAGGAGGATTTGGTGGGGTTTACAGAGGACTTTTAAGGGGCTCAAATTCCTTCATTGCTGTTAAGAGGGTATCTAAAGGGTCTAAACAGGGGATAAAGGAGTATGCATCtgaagtaaaaattattagtcAATTGAGACATAGGAATTTGGTGCAACTCATTGGATGGTGTCATGAAAGAAGAGAACTCTTACTTGTCTATGAGTTGATGCCCAATGGAAGCTTAGATTCACATCTTTTTACTGAAGAAAGCTTATTGACATGGGCAATGAGGTACAAAGTTGCTCAAGGATTGGGATCGGCCTTGCTTTACTTGCATGAGGAATGGGAACAATGCGTGGTTCATCGGGATATAAAATCAAGTAATATTATGCTTGATTCAAACTTTAATGCTAAACTTGGGGATTTTGGGCTAGCTATGCTTGTGGACCATGTTAAAGGGTCACAAACCACTATATTGGCAGGAACTAGGGGTTACATGGCTCCTGAATGTTTCACAACTAGTAAGGCTAGCAAGGAGTCAGATGTATATAGTTTCGGAATTGTCGCTCTGGAAATTGCTTGTGGAAGAAAACCAATCAAGCCCAATGCCCCTGAAGATCAAGTTGTCATGGTGGAATGGGTTTGGGAGCTCTACAGAATAGGAAAAGTACTTGAAGCAGCTGACCCAAGGTTGGGTGGAGATTTTGATGTGCAGCAATTGGAGCGTTTGATGATTGTAGGGCTTTGGTGCGCTCACCCTGATCGAAACCTTAGACCTTCAATAAGGCAAACAATTCATGTTCTCAATTTAGAGGCTCCATTGCCTATTCTTTCATCAAATATGCCAAGGCCAGAAGATTTTGCTCCAGCAATGAATAGACATTCAATGTCATCACTTTCTATGTCTAATATTGCTTCTGATTATGGGGGAAGATAG